In one Inquilinus sp. Marseille-Q2685 genomic region, the following are encoded:
- the lon gene encoding endopeptidase La: protein MLNLNKDTLYPVLPLRDIVVFPHMIVPLFVGREKSVRALEDVMKEDKQILLVTQRNASQDDPSPEEIFDVGTIGTVLQLLKLPDGTVKVLVEGVKRARIVRYADNPEFFQAQVEPLEEVGADPQEVEALGRAAVAQFEQYIKLNKKIPPEVLVSVNQIEDGAKLADTIAAHLSLKIPEKQQILEIASITERLEKVYGFMEGEIGVLQVEKRIRSRVKRQMEKTQREYYLNEQLKAIQKELGEGEDGRDEAAELEERINKVKLTKEARDKAMAELKKLRSMSPMSAEATVVRNYLDWMLSIPWKQRTRIKKDLLHAEQVLNDDHYGLEKVKERVLEYLAVQQRTSKIRGSILCLVGPPGVGKTSLGKSIAKATGRNFVRMSLGGVRDEAEIRGHRRTYIGSMPGKVIQGMKKAKSSNPLFLLDEIDKLGADYRGDPSSALLEVLDPEQNATFNDHYLEVDYDLSDVMFICTANSLRMPQPLMDRMEIIRIPGYTEDEKVEIAKRHLIQKQAEANGLKKGEWTLTDEALRDLIRYYTREAGVRSLEREIAGLARKAVREILSTDVKKIVVNPEDLEKYAGVRKFRYGEAELEDMVGVVTGLAWTEVGGEILSIEAVPVPGRGRVVATGKLGDVMKESVQAAESFAKARAVSFGIKPTLFGKRDIHVHVPEGATPKDGPSAGIAMVTAIVSALTGNPVRRDVAMTGEVTLRGRVLPIGGLKEKLLAAVRAGIKTVIIPKDNEKDLADIPDSVKKALAILPTANVEEVLKNALVRPLEPIEWKETDVDDIAPVAAEGDDEAVIRH, encoded by the coding sequence ATGTTGAACCTGAACAAAGACACGCTGTACCCGGTGTTGCCTCTGAGGGACATCGTGGTCTTCCCGCACATGATCGTGCCCTTGTTCGTCGGCCGCGAGAAATCGGTCCGCGCGCTCGAGGACGTGATGAAGGAGGACAAGCAGATCCTCCTGGTCACCCAGCGCAACGCCTCGCAGGACGATCCCTCGCCGGAGGAGATCTTCGACGTCGGCACGATCGGGACGGTGCTGCAGCTGCTGAAGCTGCCGGACGGGACCGTCAAGGTGCTGGTCGAGGGCGTCAAGCGCGCCCGCATCGTGCGCTACGCCGACAATCCGGAATTCTTCCAGGCCCAGGTCGAGCCGCTCGAGGAGGTCGGGGCCGACCCGCAGGAGGTCGAGGCGCTGGGCCGGGCCGCGGTCGCCCAGTTCGAGCAGTACATCAAGCTCAACAAGAAGATCCCGCCGGAGGTGCTGGTCTCGGTCAACCAGATCGAGGACGGCGCCAAGCTGGCCGACACCATCGCTGCGCATCTGTCGCTGAAGATCCCCGAGAAACAGCAGATCCTGGAGATCGCCTCGATCACCGAGCGGCTGGAGAAGGTCTACGGCTTCATGGAGGGCGAGATCGGCGTCCTCCAGGTCGAGAAGCGCATCCGCAGCCGCGTCAAGCGGCAGATGGAGAAGACCCAGCGCGAGTACTATCTGAACGAGCAGCTGAAGGCGATCCAGAAGGAGCTGGGCGAGGGCGAGGACGGCCGCGACGAGGCGGCGGAGCTCGAAGAGCGGATCAACAAGGTCAAGCTGACCAAGGAAGCCCGCGACAAGGCCATGGCCGAGCTGAAGAAGCTGCGGTCGATGAGCCCGATGTCGGCCGAGGCGACGGTGGTCCGCAACTACCTCGACTGGATGCTGTCGATTCCCTGGAAGCAGCGGACCCGGATCAAGAAGGACCTGCTGCATGCCGAGCAGGTGCTGAACGACGACCATTACGGCCTGGAGAAGGTCAAGGAGCGCGTGCTGGAGTACCTGGCCGTGCAGCAGCGGACCAGCAAGATCCGCGGCTCGATCCTGTGCCTGGTCGGCCCGCCGGGCGTCGGCAAGACCTCGCTGGGCAAGTCGATCGCCAAGGCCACCGGCCGCAACTTCGTGCGCATGTCGCTGGGCGGCGTCCGCGACGAGGCGGAGATCCGCGGCCACCGGCGGACCTATATCGGCTCGATGCCCGGCAAGGTCATCCAGGGCATGAAGAAGGCCAAGTCGTCGAACCCGCTGTTCCTGCTCGACGAGATCGACAAGCTGGGCGCCGACTACCGCGGCGATCCGTCCTCGGCGCTGCTCGAGGTGCTGGATCCGGAGCAGAACGCGACCTTCAACGACCACTATCTCGAGGTCGATTACGACCTGTCCGACGTGATGTTCATCTGCACGGCCAACAGCCTGCGCATGCCGCAGCCGCTGATGGACCGCATGGAGATCATCCGCATCCCCGGCTACACCGAGGATGAGAAGGTCGAGATCGCCAAGCGCCACCTGATCCAGAAGCAGGCCGAGGCCAACGGCCTGAAGAAGGGCGAGTGGACGCTGACCGACGAGGCGCTGCGCGACCTGATTCGCTACTACACCCGCGAGGCGGGCGTCCGCAGCCTGGAGCGTGAGATCGCGGGCCTAGCCCGCAAGGCGGTGCGCGAGATCCTGTCGACCGACGTGAAGAAGATCGTCGTCAATCCGGAGGATCTCGAGAAGTATGCCGGCGTGCGCAAGTTCCGCTACGGCGAGGCGGAGCTCGAGGACATGGTCGGCGTCGTCACCGGCCTGGCCTGGACCGAGGTCGGCGGCGAGATCCTGTCGATCGAGGCCGTGCCGGTCCCCGGCCGCGGCCGCGTGGTCGCCACCGGCAAGCTCGGCGACGTGATGAAGGAGTCGGTGCAGGCGGCGGAGAGCTTCGCCAAGGCCCGCGCCGTCTCCTTCGGCATCAAGCCGACCCTGTTCGGCAAGCGCGACATCCATGTCCACGTGCCGGAGGGGGCGACCCCGAAGGACGGACCGTCGGCCGGCATCGCCATGGTCACGGCCATCGTCTCGGCGCTGACCGGAAACCCGGTCCGCCGCGACGTGGCGATGACCGGCGAGGTCACCCTGCGCGGGCGGGTGCTGCCGATCGGCGGGCTGAAGGAGAAGCTGCTGGCGGCGGTCCGGGCCGGCATCAAGACCGTGATTATTCCGAAGGATAATGAAAAAGACCTTGCGGATATTCCGGATTCGGTGAAGAAGGCCCTGGCAATCCTGCCGACGGCCAATGTCGAGGAGGTTCTGAAGAACGCCCTGGTGCGTCCTCTGGAGCCGATCGAATGGAAGGAGACGGATGTGGACGACATCGCGCCCGTCGCCGCCGAGGGCGACGACGAAGCGGTGATCCGCCACTGA
- a CDS encoding HU family DNA-binding protein, which yields MNKNDLVAHVAESTGLSRADAGNAIDSFIDGVTKTLTKGGEVRLVGFGTFGVAARAASEGRNPRTGETIKIAASKQVKFKAGKGLKDAVNGAGGKKK from the coding sequence GTGAACAAGAACGATCTCGTCGCACACGTCGCGGAAAGCACCGGTCTGTCGCGTGCCGATGCTGGCAACGCCATCGACAGCTTCATCGACGGCGTCACCAAGACGTTGACGAAGGGGGGGGAAGTCCGCCTCGTTGGGTTCGGGACCTTCGGCGTTGCGGCGCGTGCCGCGTCCGAGGGCCGCAATCCGCGGACCGGCGAGACCATCAAGATCGCCGCCTCCAAGCAGGTCAAGTTCAAGGCCGGCAAGGGCCTGAAGGATGCCGTCAACGGCGCCGGCGGCAAGAAGAAGTAA
- a CDS encoding NADH-quinone oxidoreductase subunit A: MTTSLVSEYFPILVFLAIAIVIAGAAVGASLVVGKQNPDSEKLSAYECGFDAFADARSKFDVRFYLVSILFIIFDLEVAFLFPWAVALKDIGMFGFWSMMVFLGVLTVGFIYEWKKGALEWE; this comes from the coding sequence ATGACGACCTCTCTAGTGTCGGAGTACTTTCCGATCCTCGTCTTCCTGGCGATCGCGATCGTGATCGCCGGCGCCGCGGTCGGCGCGTCCCTCGTCGTCGGCAAGCAGAACCCGGACAGCGAGAAGCTCTCGGCCTATGAGTGCGGCTTCGACGCCTTCGCCGACGCGCGCTCCAAGTTCGACGTCCGGTTCTACCTGGTCTCGATCCTGTTCATCATCTTCGATCTGGAAGTGGCCTTCCTGTTCCCCTGGGCGGTGGCGCTCAAGGACATCGGGATGTTCGGCTTCTGGTCGATGATGGTGTTCCTCGGCGTCCTGACCGTCGGCTTCATCTACGAGTGGAAGAAGGGAGCGCTGGAATGGGAGTGA
- a CDS encoding NADH-quinone oxidoreductase subunit B family protein, which produces MGVSATQPNSPVGIGTPIPPGAGQDAVIHAANAEIQDKGFLLTQFDSLLDWARTGSLWPMTFGLACCAVEMIHAYMPRYDLDRLGVIPRPSPRQSDVMIVAGTLTNKMAPALRKVYDQMPEPRWVISMGSCANGGGYYHYSYSVVRGCDRIVPVDIYVPGCPPTAEALVYGIMQLQKKIRRGNRIVR; this is translated from the coding sequence ATGGGAGTGAGCGCGACGCAGCCGAACAGCCCCGTGGGCATCGGCACGCCGATCCCGCCGGGCGCCGGGCAGGACGCGGTGATCCACGCCGCCAATGCCGAGATCCAGGACAAGGGCTTCCTGCTGACCCAGTTCGATTCGCTGCTCGACTGGGCGCGCACGGGGTCGCTGTGGCCGATGACCTTCGGCCTGGCCTGCTGCGCGGTGGAGATGATCCACGCCTACATGCCGCGCTACGACCTGGACCGACTCGGCGTCATCCCGCGGCCCAGCCCGCGCCAGTCCGACGTCATGATCGTCGCCGGCACCCTGACCAACAAGATGGCCCCGGCTCTGCGCAAGGTCTACGACCAGATGCCGGAGCCGCGCTGGGTCATCTCGATGGGCTCCTGCGCCAATGGCGGCGGCTACTATCACTACTCTTATTCGGTGGTGCGCGGCTGCGACCGCATCGTCCCGGTCGACATCTACGTCCCGGGCTGTCCGCCGACCGCCGAGGCCCTGGTCTACGGCATCATGCAGCTGCAGAAGAAGATCCGGCGCGGCAACCGGATCGTCCGCTGA
- a CDS encoding NADH-quinone oxidoreductase subunit C, producing MASIQELTDLGAALAAALGGDVLDHAVSPTAELTLTVRRESIVKVLTHLRDAPDTLFEQLTDICGADYPTRPERLEVVYHLLSFRHNRRIRIKVTTDEDTPVPSAAGVFPAATWFEREAWDLYGIFFADNPDLRRILTDYGFEGHPLRKDFPLTGYVEVRYDTEQKRVVYEPVKLTQDFRTFDFLSPWEGMTRQGPVLPGDEKAALNEPKA from the coding sequence ATGGCATCGATCCAGGAACTGACCGATCTCGGCGCGGCCCTGGCGGCGGCGCTGGGAGGGGACGTGCTCGATCACGCGGTGTCGCCGACGGCCGAGCTGACCCTGACCGTGCGGCGCGAGTCGATCGTCAAGGTGCTGACGCATCTGCGCGACGCGCCGGACACCCTGTTCGAACAGCTGACCGACATCTGCGGCGCCGATTATCCAACCCGGCCGGAACGGCTGGAGGTGGTCTATCACCTGCTCAGCTTCCGGCATAACCGCCGGATCCGGATCAAGGTGACGACCGACGAGGACACGCCGGTGCCGTCCGCCGCGGGCGTCTTCCCGGCGGCCACCTGGTTCGAGCGCGAGGCCTGGGACCTGTACGGCATCTTCTTCGCCGACAATCCGGACCTGCGCCGCATCCTCACCGACTACGGCTTCGAAGGGCACCCGCTGCGCAAGGACTTCCCGCTGACCGGCTATGTCGAGGTCCGCTACGACACCGAGCAGAAGCGGGTGGTCTACGAGCCGGTCAAGCTGACCCAGGATTTCCGCACCTTCGACTTCCTCAGCCCGTGGGAGGGCATGACGCGGCAGGGTCCGGTGCTGCCGGGCGATGAGAAGGCCGCGTTGAACGAGCCCAAGGCTTAA
- a CDS encoding NADH-quinone oxidoreductase subunit D: MVETQIKPYTMNFGPQHPAAHGVLRLVLELDGEVVERADPHIGLLHRGTEKLIEYKTYMQATPYFDRLDYVAPMNQEHAFALAVERLLGITPPERGQYIRVLFAEIGRVLNHLLNITTYALDVGAVTPSLWGFEERELLMEFYERVSGARLHANYFRPGGVAQDMPAGLADDIWAYTERFPKFVDDLESLLTENRIFKQRLVDIGVVTAEQAKAWGFSGPMLRASNIAWDLRKAQPYDVYDRMEFDVPVGLTGDCYARYLLRVEEMRQSNRIIRQCLEQMPKDGPVKTTDRKVSPPPRAEMKRSMEALIHHFKLYTEGYHVPAGETYAAVEAPKGEFGVYLVADGTNRPYRCRIRAPGFAHLQGLDFMSRGHMLADAVAIIGSQDIVFGEIDR; encoded by the coding sequence ATGGTCGAGACCCAGATCAAGCCCTACACCATGAATTTCGGGCCGCAGCACCCGGCGGCGCACGGCGTGCTGCGCCTGGTGCTCGAGCTCGACGGCGAGGTGGTGGAGCGGGCGGATCCGCATATCGGGCTGCTGCATCGCGGCACCGAGAAGCTGATCGAGTACAAGACCTACATGCAGGCGACGCCGTATTTCGATCGCCTCGATTACGTCGCCCCGATGAACCAGGAGCACGCCTTCGCCCTGGCGGTGGAGCGGCTGCTGGGCATCACCCCGCCGGAGCGCGGCCAGTACATCCGCGTGCTGTTCGCCGAGATCGGGCGCGTCCTCAACCATCTTCTCAACATCACGACCTATGCTCTTGATGTCGGGGCGGTTACCCCGTCGCTGTGGGGCTTCGAGGAGCGCGAGCTCCTGATGGAGTTCTACGAGCGGGTTTCGGGCGCGCGGCTGCACGCCAACTACTTCCGTCCGGGCGGGGTCGCCCAGGACATGCCGGCCGGCCTGGCCGACGACATCTGGGCCTACACCGAGCGCTTCCCGAAATTCGTCGACGACCTCGAGAGCCTGCTGACCGAGAACCGGATCTTCAAGCAGCGCCTGGTCGACATCGGCGTGGTGACGGCGGAGCAGGCCAAGGCCTGGGGCTTCTCGGGCCCGATGCTGCGCGCCTCGAACATCGCCTGGGACCTGCGCAAGGCGCAGCCCTACGACGTCTATGACCGGATGGAGTTCGACGTCCCGGTCGGCCTGACCGGCGACTGCTACGCCCGCTATCTGCTGCGGGTCGAGGAGATGCGCCAGTCCAACCGCATCATCCGGCAGTGCCTGGAGCAGATGCCGAAGGACGGCCCGGTCAAGACCACCGACCGCAAGGTGTCGCCGCCGCCGCGGGCCGAGATGAAGCGCTCGATGGAAGCGCTGATCCATCACTTCAAGCTCTACACCGAGGGCTACCACGTCCCGGCCGGCGAGACCTACGCCGCGGTCGAGGCCCCGAAGGGCGAGTTCGGCGTCTATCTGGTCGCGGACGGCACCAACCGGCCGTATCGCTGCCGTATCCGGGCCCCCGGCTTCGCCCATCTGCAGGGGCTCGATTTCATGAGCCGTGGACACATGCTGGCCGATGCGGTCGCGATCATCGGCAGCCAGGACATCGTGTTCGGGGAGATCGACCGATGA
- the nuoE gene encoding NADH-quinone oxidoreductase subunit NuoE, whose amino-acid sequence MTAAGTAPEADQPKDFAFTPENLERAKRIIAKYPEGKQQSAVIPLLDIAQRQHHNWLPRAAMDHVADLLEMPRIRVYEVASFYTMFNKAPVGRHFFQVCTTTPCWLRGSGEVMRALKDKAGCGNHETSEDGQFSVLEVECLGACVNAPMVQINDDFYEDLDYDKTVALIEALKAGQPTTPGPQNGRTNSEALSGATTLLGLKPGHRPAVPASAGPVRNGTKGDQPDTAPGGAPSPQEVADQAEASPGAHRGDATPEKKARTQEKIDPPGRQTGTTDTGEK is encoded by the coding sequence ATGACGGCCGCAGGAACTGCGCCGGAGGCGGATCAGCCGAAGGATTTCGCCTTCACGCCCGAGAATCTCGAGCGGGCGAAGCGCATCATCGCCAAGTACCCCGAGGGCAAGCAGCAGAGCGCGGTGATCCCCCTGCTCGACATCGCCCAGCGCCAGCACCACAACTGGCTGCCGCGGGCGGCGATGGATCATGTCGCCGACCTGCTGGAGATGCCGCGGATCCGGGTGTACGAGGTCGCCAGCTTCTACACCATGTTCAACAAGGCGCCGGTCGGCCGCCATTTCTTCCAGGTCTGCACCACCACCCCGTGCTGGCTGCGCGGGTCGGGCGAGGTGATGCGGGCGCTGAAGGACAAGGCCGGCTGCGGCAACCACGAGACCAGCGAGGACGGCCAGTTCTCGGTGCTCGAGGTCGAGTGCCTGGGCGCCTGCGTCAACGCCCCGATGGTCCAGATCAATGACGATTTCTACGAGGACCTGGACTACGACAAGACGGTCGCGCTGATCGAGGCGCTGAAGGCCGGCCAGCCGACCACGCCGGGCCCGCAGAACGGCCGCACCAACTCCGAGGCGCTGTCCGGCGCCACCACCCTGCTGGGCCTGAAGCCGGGCCATCGTCCGGCCGTTCCGGCCTCGGCTGGCCCGGTCCGCAACGGCACCAAGGGCGATCAGCCGGACACGGCGCCCGGCGGCGCTCCGTCGCCGCAGGAGGTCGCGGACCAGGCCGAGGCTTCGCCCGGCGCCCATCGCGGCGACGCCACGCCGGAGAAGAAGGCGCGGACCCAGGAGAAGATCGATCCGCCCGGCCGCCAGACCGGCACCACGGATACGGGAGAGAAGTGA
- the nuoF gene encoding NADH-quinone oxidoreductase subunit NuoF, giving the protein MLRDEDRIFTNLYGWDDWGLEGARRRGIWSDTKALVDLGREKIIEEVKTSGLRGRGGAGFPTGMKWSFMPKESKDGRPSYLVINADESEPGTCKDREILRFDPHRLIEGALLASFAMGAHACYIYIRGEFYGEASNMQVAIDQAYDAGLLGKNAAGTGWDFDLYLHRGAGAYICGEETALLESLEGKKGQPRNKPPFPAGAGLYGCPTTVNNVETIAVVGEILRRGGAWFAGIGRPKNQGTKLFCISGHVNQPCNVEEELGIPMRELIERHAGGVRGGWDNLKAVIPGGSSAPILPKDICDTVLMDFDALREVKSALGTAGLIVMDKSTDVVYAVARLSRFYMHESCGQCTPCREGTGWLYRVMQRMVTGDARSDEIDMLLEVTKQIEGHTICALGDAAAWPVQALIRHFRDEMEQRIREYRDRAYRREAAE; this is encoded by the coding sequence ATGCTGCGCGACGAAGACCGCATCTTCACCAATCTCTACGGCTGGGACGACTGGGGCCTGGAAGGCGCCCGCCGCCGCGGCATCTGGAGCGACACCAAGGCGCTGGTCGACCTCGGCCGCGAGAAGATCATCGAGGAGGTCAAGACCTCCGGCCTGCGCGGCCGCGGCGGTGCCGGCTTCCCGACCGGCATGAAGTGGTCCTTCATGCCGAAGGAGAGCAAGGACGGCCGCCCGAGCTACCTCGTCATCAACGCCGACGAATCCGAGCCGGGCACCTGCAAGGACCGCGAGATCCTGCGCTTCGACCCGCACCGGCTGATCGAGGGCGCGCTGCTGGCGTCCTTCGCCATGGGGGCGCACGCCTGCTACATCTACATCCGGGGCGAGTTCTACGGCGAAGCCTCGAACATGCAGGTCGCGATCGACCAGGCCTATGACGCCGGCCTGCTCGGCAAGAACGCGGCCGGCACCGGCTGGGACTTCGACCTGTACCTGCACCGCGGCGCCGGCGCCTATATCTGCGGCGAGGAGACCGCGCTTCTGGAAAGTCTGGAGGGCAAGAAGGGCCAGCCGCGCAACAAGCCGCCGTTCCCGGCCGGCGCCGGCCTCTACGGCTGCCCGACCACGGTGAACAACGTCGAGACCATCGCCGTCGTCGGCGAGATCCTGCGCCGCGGCGGCGCTTGGTTCGCCGGCATCGGCCGGCCGAAGAACCAGGGCACGAAGCTGTTCTGCATCTCCGGCCATGTGAACCAGCCCTGCAATGTCGAGGAGGAACTCGGCATCCCGATGCGGGAGCTGATCGAGCGCCATGCCGGCGGCGTCCGCGGCGGCTGGGACAACCTGAAGGCGGTGATCCCCGGGGGCTCCTCGGCCCCGATCCTGCCGAAGGACATCTGCGACACCGTCCTGATGGACTTCGACGCGCTGCGCGAGGTCAAGTCGGCGCTCGGCACCGCCGGGCTGATCGTCATGGACAAGTCGACCGACGTGGTCTACGCGGTCGCCCGCCTGTCGCGCTTCTACATGCATGAGAGCTGCGGCCAGTGCACGCCGTGCCGCGAGGGCACCGGCTGGCTGTACCGGGTGATGCAGCGCATGGTCACCGGCGATGCGCGGTCGGACGAGATCGACATGCTGCTCGAGGTGACCAAGCAGATCGAAGGCCATACGATCTGCGCCCTGGGCGATGCGGCCGCCTGGCCGGTCCAGGCGCTGATCCGGCATTTCCGCGACGAGATGGAGCAGCGGATCCGCGAGTATCGCGACCGCGCCTATCGCCGCGAAGCCGCGGAATAG
- the nuoG gene encoding NADH-quinone oxidoreductase subunit NuoG, which produces MPKLTIDGIEIEVEPGTSVLQACERLGIEVPRFCYHDRLSVPANCRMCLVEMEKSPKPIASCAMPAGDGMVIKTNTELVRKARHGVMEFLLINHPLDCPICDQGGECDLQDQAVAYGFDRGRYTEGKRAVTDKYLGPLIETFMTRCIQCTRCIRFIDEIAGVPVLGGVNRGEHMEITTYVEQAIASELSGNLVDVCPVGALTSKPYAFSARPWELRKTETIDVLDAIGSNIRIDARGGEGMRVLPRLHEDVNEEGISDKTRFAVDGLKRRRLDRPYVRRDGRLQPASWAEAFQAIAEKAKGLDGKRMAAIAGDTVDAEAMVALKDLMASFGSPNLDCRQDGAKLPAGPRGAYLFNSGIAGIEQADVILLVGTNPRSEAAIVNARIRKRWLKNGLTVGVVGPDVDLTYRTRHLGAGPETLAAIADGTDGFAEVLRNAKTPLLIVGQGALAREDGAQVLAACRKIAETYGLVRDGWNGFNVLHTAAARVGGLDLGFLPGPGGRDVAGILDGAQKGEIDFVWLLAADEIDTGRLDKAFVVYQGHHGDRGAHRADVILPGAAYTEKNATYVNTEGRVQQARMAVFPPGEAREDWKILRAASEVMGRKLPYDSLRDVRQRLVAVNPVFGSIDTQAAGEWGPFGAEGAMGSAPFVSAVENFYMTDPITRASETMAQCIDEILGQHKAAAE; this is translated from the coding sequence ATGCCCAAGCTGACGATTGACGGGATCGAGATCGAGGTCGAGCCGGGCACGTCGGTGCTGCAGGCCTGCGAGCGCCTCGGCATCGAGGTGCCGCGCTTCTGCTACCACGACCGGCTGTCGGTCCCGGCCAACTGCCGGATGTGCCTGGTCGAGATGGAGAAGTCGCCGAAGCCGATCGCATCCTGCGCGATGCCGGCCGGCGACGGCATGGTGATCAAGACCAACACCGAGCTGGTGCGCAAGGCGCGCCACGGCGTGATGGAGTTCCTGCTGATCAACCACCCGCTCGACTGCCCGATCTGCGACCAGGGCGGCGAGTGCGACCTGCAGGACCAGGCGGTGGCCTACGGCTTCGACCGCGGCCGCTACACCGAAGGCAAGCGGGCGGTCACCGACAAGTATCTCGGGCCGCTGATCGAGACCTTCATGACCCGGTGCATCCAGTGCACCCGCTGCATCCGCTTCATCGACGAGATCGCCGGCGTGCCGGTGCTTGGCGGCGTGAACCGCGGCGAGCACATGGAGATCACGACCTATGTCGAGCAGGCGATCGCGTCCGAGCTGTCGGGCAACCTGGTCGATGTCTGCCCGGTCGGCGCGCTGACCTCCAAGCCCTATGCCTTCAGCGCCCGGCCGTGGGAGCTGCGCAAGACCGAGACGATCGACGTGCTCGACGCCATCGGCTCGAACATCCGCATCGACGCCCGCGGCGGCGAGGGGATGCGCGTGCTGCCGCGGCTGCACGAGGACGTCAACGAGGAGGGGATCAGCGACAAGACCCGCTTTGCCGTCGACGGGCTGAAGCGCCGCCGCCTCGACCGGCCCTATGTCCGCCGTGACGGCAGGCTGCAGCCGGCCAGCTGGGCCGAGGCCTTCCAGGCCATCGCCGAGAAGGCGAAGGGGCTGGACGGCAAGCGCATGGCGGCGATCGCCGGCGACACCGTCGACGCCGAGGCCATGGTCGCGCTGAAGGACCTGATGGCGTCCTTCGGCTCGCCGAATCTCGACTGCCGCCAGGACGGGGCGAAGCTGCCGGCCGGGCCGCGCGGTGCCTATCTGTTCAACAGCGGCATCGCCGGGATCGAACAGGCCGACGTCATCCTTCTGGTCGGCACCAACCCGCGCTCCGAGGCGGCGATCGTCAACGCCCGCATCCGCAAGCGCTGGCTGAAGAACGGGCTGACCGTCGGCGTGGTCGGCCCGGATGTCGACCTGACCTACCGCACCCGCCATCTCGGCGCCGGGCCGGAGACGCTGGCGGCGATCGCCGACGGCACCGACGGCTTCGCCGAGGTGCTGCGCAACGCCAAGACGCCGCTGCTGATCGTGGGGCAGGGGGCTCTGGCCCGCGAGGACGGCGCCCAGGTGCTGGCCGCCTGCCGCAAGATCGCCGAGACCTACGGCCTGGTCCGCGACGGCTGGAACGGCTTCAACGTGCTGCACACCGCGGCGGCGCGGGTCGGCGGCCTGGATCTCGGCTTCCTGCCGGGCCCGGGCGGCCGCGACGTCGCCGGCATCCTCGACGGCGCGCAGAAGGGCGAGATCGACTTCGTCTGGCTGCTCGCGGCCGACGAGATCGACACCGGCCGTCTTGACAAGGCCTTCGTGGTCTATCAGGGCCATCACGGCGACCGCGGCGCCCACCGCGCCGACGTGATCCTGCCGGGTGCGGCCTACACCGAGAAGAACGCGACCTACGTCAACACCGAAGGCCGCGTGCAGCAGGCCCGCATGGCGGTGTTCCCGCCGGGCGAGGCGCGCGAGGACTGGAAGATCCTGCGCGCCGCCAGCGAGGTCATGGGCCGCAAGCTGCCCTATGACAGCCTGCGCGACGTGCGCCAGCGCCTGGTCGCGGTGAACCCGGTCTTCGGGTCGATCGACACCCAGGCGGCGGGCGAGTGGGGGCCCTTCGGCGCCGAGGGCGCGATGGGCTCCGCGCCCTTCGTCTCGGCGGTCGAGAACTTCTACATGACGGACCCGATCACCCGCGCCTCGGAGACGATGGCGCAGTGCATCGACGAGATCCTGGGCCAGCACAAAGCGGCGGCGGAGTAA
- the nuoH gene encoding NADH-quinone oxidoreductase subunit NuoH, giving the protein MDFWSGYAWPTVLVVLQIIAIVLPLIIAVAYLTYAERKVMAAMQLRQGPMVVGPFGLLQPIADGLKLLSKETIIPSGANRMLFILAPMITFFLSLVAWAVIPFDDGWVLADINVGVLYLFAISSLGVYGIIIAGWSSNSKYAFLGGLRSAAQMVSYEVSIGFVMITVLLCVGSLRISDIVHAQQNIWFAIPLLPMFVIFFISALAETNRAPFDLPEGESEITGGFMVEYSSMTYALFFLGEYANMILMSGMTTILFLGGWLPPFGIAPFTWIPGVIWFVAKILFCLFVFIWVRATLPRFRYDQLMRLGWKVFLPFSLAWVVITAGVLTAFGWLPN; this is encoded by the coding sequence ATGGACTTCTGGAGCGGATACGCCTGGCCGACGGTTCTCGTCGTCCTTCAGATCATCGCGATCGTCCTGCCGCTGATCATCGCGGTGGCCTACCTGACCTATGCCGAGCGCAAGGTGATGGCGGCGATGCAGCTGCGCCAGGGCCCGATGGTGGTCGGTCCCTTCGGCCTGCTGCAGCCGATCGCCGACGGCCTGAAGCTGCTGAGCAAGGAGACGATCATCCCCTCCGGCGCCAACCGGATGCTGTTCATCCTGGCGCCGATGATCACCTTCTTCCTCAGCCTCGTGGCCTGGGCGGTGATCCCGTTCGACGACGGCTGGGTGCTGGCCGACATCAATGTCGGCGTGCTGTACCTGTTCGCGATCTCCTCGCTCGGCGTCTACGGGATCATCATCGCCGGCTGGTCCTCGAACTCGAAATACGCCTTCCTCGGCGGCCTGCGCTCCGCGGCGCAGATGGTGTCCTACGAAGTCTCGATCGGCTTCGTCATGATCACCGTGCTGCTCTGCGTCGGGTCGCTCCGGATCTCGGACATCGTCCACGCGCAGCAGAACATCTGGTTCGCGATCCCGCTGCTGCCGATGTTCGTGATCTTCTTCATCTCGGCGCTGGCCGAGACCAACCGCGCGCCGTTCGACCTGCCCGAAGGCGAATCCGAGATCACCGGCGGCTTCATGGTCGAGTACTCGTCCATGACCTACGCGCTGTTCTTCCTCGGCGAGTACGCCAACATGATCCTGATGAGCGGGATGACCACCATCCTGTTCCTCGGCGGGTGGCTGCCGCCCTTCGGCATCGCGCCCTTCACCTGGATCCCCGGCGTGATCTGGTTCGTGGCGAAGATCCTCTTCTGCCTGTTCGTCTTCATCTGGGTCCGGGCGACGCTGCCGCGCTTCCGCTACGACCAGCTGATGCGGCTGGGCTGGAAGGTGTTCCTTCCGTTCTCGCTGGCCTGGGTGGTCATCACCGCCGGCGTGCTCACCGCCTTCGGCTGGCTGCCGAACTGA